A region of the Littorina saxatilis isolate snail1 linkage group LG12, US_GU_Lsax_2.0, whole genome shotgun sequence genome:
ACCTGCAGAAACTGCCTTCCAATTCTTCCTGTGCAGAAGCCTGGAGAATAACACGAAGGGGCATTTTCTCAAATCTTGCATCCTTGATTACCTTTCAAAAGACACAACAGCTTTCCCCAGAATCAGAGGTGCTCTTGGTGACATAATGCACTTCAAAACGACACTTTATTTATACTGCAATATCATACCGCATTGGATATAAAAACTGTGTGTAAATGTGCCTTCAGTCGTGCACAAActcacatttaaaacaaaaagtttTTCCTTTCACTCTAACGCAGACAAACATGACTCATTGATTgaatgttaattttttttaaaccgttCAGAGTGAAAATTATATATGCAGGGCAATTATTCTGAAATGGAGGGTTTTTCtaacaaataattttttcttcttaattTTTAATCAAGATGAAAGTTTTCTTGTGTTACCTTTTCATGTTTGCTGGCAACCTGGTTCTTGTAGATGTCAGCGGACAGAGGATCCATCTGGGCCACCTTACGCTTGAGGTTGTAGCGGTGCCAGTCGGACTTGTAATGTTCCCGTCCTTTGTCTATGTCGGCGAACGCCACTCGACATGTCAGGCAGGTGAGCCCCCGGAACTCCtccattttgtttgttggtttgtgttttctttctctctggaACAGAAAATATGTTGGTTTCATGCCCTGTCTCTGACAACCGTTTGCATTCTCAAAATCCACATTCACGAACATCCTCCCATTTTCACTTTGTGCCATTATTTGAAGAGTCAAGAGAAGAATggattgaggtctaacgaatgacgtctcacaacgtgcgtggtcgtccttggcggtcaagaaagccgccacgatcattgcgcagacgacacttctagaccgccaatattttgtgtgcgcatcacgtgctccacataaatcggccggaaacgaagcaattgggaaaacTGGATTGACTGATTCTGACAGCAGTTGGTACTGGTAGACTGgtggttctttctttatttggtgtttaacgtcgttttcaaccacgaaggttatatcgcgacggggaaaggggggagaggggatagagccacttgtcatttggttcttgttcacaaaagcactaatcaaaaatttgctccaggggcttgcaacatagtacaatatattaccttactgggagaatgcaagtttcctgtacaaaggacttaacatttcttacttactgcttgactaaaatcttcacaaaaattgactatattctatacaagaaacacttaacaagggtaaaaggagaaacagaatccgttagtcgcctcttacgacatgctggggagcatcgggtaaattcttccccctaacccgcggggggaaaacTGGTGGTTGGCCCTATCCTTTGTGGAAACAAAAAATCGTTGCATGTGCATTAATTTAAAAGTGGAACAAAATCTACAAAGTACAAGATTTACAAAAGCACAAACTTTTAAATAACAAATGTTACAAATGAGTGTTTTACGCTTAGCTTTTTGTGGGTAAGCCGAGTTTATCTAGGAATGACAATCACAATGTTGGCCTTCAACTTTACCAAGATGCAATTTGGTCCGACAGCAATCAATCATTAAAAATTTAATGGATCACTTTTAACAATACTCACGACACATACACGAGAAAGGAGAATCAGTGGCTGTCCACTTTCAATTACTTGACTGGTATTACTAGTGTGCCGTTTGTGAGGACCTACTTACCACAGTTACTCGTGGTTAACTTTCATAACGGAAGTGCAACAAGCAAAGCAATCCATCTTTTAGCACAAATACATGAAAACGTtacacattaaaaaaagaaaaaaaaagaggccaTCAAAGCATGTATTTCCGCCGGTTATCTCACATCAACAGATAATGGCAGATGGGGAATTGCTTTTGTTGCACATTATTGCCAATGTTAATTTTTGGAATATTTTACGGGAGAAAATGTTGTTCTGGAGTAGTATTACAATCCTTCTTTTTCTAACTAAAATGATATAGAAAAAAACCAGAGACATACTTTTTATGTCTTTGGAAAAAATGATATAACATGGAAGTTTCTTTTCCTTGTGGGTCACATTCTCTCCGTCAAGCTTTGTCCGTAACAATAGTTTTGTTGCTTTTAAACAGGGATGGTTACTTGCCATTAAGACACTGATCATTAAACTTCAGTTATTGGTGACCACTCTCGTAATATTAAGTGCCAGAatttggatttttttctttttgtactGAGGTGTTGGGTTCTTTACTGCATTATTTTAAACGACGGAAAAAAATCTTTGTAAACTCATCATTGTATTGCCAAACCGTAGCCAGTTTGATCATTATTTTGCCTGagttgtatgtatttgtgtaaATTTTGCAGAATAGACTTCTGTGCAAAATTTTACAGTGCGCATGTCAATATACTGCACTTTCCTTTTCCTCTCCGAAACAAACCAAAATGGTGAGATTGACAGCATGAATCCCCGAAAATCTGAGTGAATCGAGTGTTCTTTGCtgagagacacacaaaaataccataCATTTTACAGATTAGCTATCGCTGGATGGTATCCCGCGGTCATTTTTCATGTAAAGGACAGTTATTGTCAGTAAACAAATCGTGTTTTGATGCCACTTGCCAGTCACGAACACATCGTTTCAAATCTTACTTTCATCTTTTGTTGAGTTCATCCTACATTGCTTCACACACAATAATCGGAGTGACAGCACTGATTTTAATCTTTTGTAGCATACACATCTGGTGTTTCTTGAAAGTTGAAGATTCTGTGTTTGATCgtgattgtttttcaacttgCTTGGTGAAGCCTAGATTTCATTTTTTGTTCAATGCGTTTAGTAATTTTACTGTTTTTGTGCAGTCCAAGCGCACCAAGAAGGTTGGAATCACGGGCAAGTACGGTACCCGTTATGGTGCCTCCCTCAGGAAGACCGTCAAGAAGATGGAAATCTCACAACATAGCAAATACACATGTGGCTTCTGTGGCAAGGTATGTACACATTACAATACAGTGTCGTTTTACTTTTTCGTACTGGCAATACTCACTCCGAATGCAAACGGGATTCTTTtctgtatacactccgacaaTGAAAATAACTTCTGGTCGCAAAGCTACTAATCAGTCGATGCCATTTTGTGAAGGAAAAGCAGGGCAGTTGATAATTAGAGTTCAAGGACAATAACAAAGCGAAACAAAAACAGATAGTGCAAGGCTCTTGGTCTTACTGTTCCAGACAGTTGACTCCACCTGCTGAACTTAAAACATCCCAAAGAACCCAGTTCATGAGTCGGAAGAagaatagaccctatcggtattccaagctctcgtaatctctcgcaagcttcagagcatagcaaagcatgcggtacagcaatctcgtgcgagctgcacaagcgatggttcgaagttctcgcgatgttcaaagcataacaaagagcgtgtctcgcgagagctgctcagataccgaaaaggtctattccaagctctcgtaatctctcgcaagcttcagagcatagcaaagcatgcggtacagcaatctcgtgcgagctgcacaagcgatggttcgaagttctcgcgatgttcaaagcataacaaagagcgtgtctcgcgagagctgctcagataacGAAAAGGTCTATTGCGTTGACACTTGAGTGTTATTCGATGCCATTTTGCGAAGTACATTTgggacaaatacacacactaaAAGTAAGCAAAAAACGACCACAAAACAGACTGATCCAGGCTGTATACTGAATCAGGTCCACCACAAGCATGTTGTCCCACAAAAGAATTATAATGCTAAACTGACATACGTAGTATATACTGACATACACATTTTGCGTCTCTTTTCGCGGAACAACAAACTTTCACTGAAGAGATTCTGGAGACTCTGCAGCTTCTTTTAAGGAATGCTGGGCAGTGTTCAGATTGTGAGGTTTTTTATCACGCTGATTAAATCCCAATTTTGTCACTCTTCTTTTAGTATGGGATGTCACTGGGGCTAAATCTGCAATATGCCATATTGTCGCTGTAATTCAATTTTTGAGGTtttggaactaaaacaaaagtaaGCTCCCTTATTATGTTGCCCGTGTGGTGATATAAGCTCGTAGCTCCAACTGCTTTCTAAAGTGAAGAAAATTTCTTGAGAAGAAAACTTGTATCTTCATTTCTTTGAAGTGAGCGGCAAAACACCTCGCTTTAAGTTTAACTTACAAGGTTTTCGAGCCACACTTGGACGGAAACTATGTCGTAATGTAAAAGATACGGGCTTCCTGCTGTTGTATTTATAGCATGcataaaagttaaaacaaaactCGTATATAATTATACCAATTCTGGATGACTCCATTGGATAAAAAGCTTCTATATATCATCTAAATATTTTCTCAGTTGTATGGAATATCATTAATAACTGACATTAacacaaattaagaataatatTGCACTGTTTTAAAGAAAATATCAACCCATGAATTGAAGCGGTGATTTTTCAAAACagtatttttctttttctcaaaACTGCAAAAAATTGAGATACGAGGTTTGTGAATTACAGCGACGATATGCTGATGTCTTTGTTCGACAGTAAAATAGTACACATCAATACCTACTATTCAGACTATTTCATgggacagagttttcttccgtGCGAGATTATGTTGATTGTGTAATTAAACCTTCAGACGAGATAatgttgattgtctaacgatgTCATTATAAATAACATGTCCTTATAAATAACGTCATAAGTACACATGAAGCGAAAAAAACCTTTACTTAAAAACAACCTTGCTGTGACACTGAGCAAAAGAAAATATGATCTTCCTCGCTGACCACTCTGTTTACAGTTGACATTGTGATGTAATGtgttttgtattgtgtgtgtcagGAGTCCATGAGGAGAACGGCTGTGGGCATCTGGGGCTGCACCAAGTGCAAGAAGGTGGTGGCTGGCGGCGCTTGGGTCTACAGGTAAGGCTGACCACGCTTGATGCTTCCCATGTCAGATTGCTTCCGCTTGTTCTGTCATCTCTGTTCTTTGTACTGAGTGATACTTTGACAATTTTCAGTTCTgaatagccaacttgcacaataccccgctTGGATAGCTCTCCGGTGCGAAAGATAAGGACGGTTCACTGCCC
Encoded here:
- the LOC138982059 gene encoding large ribosomal subunit protein eL43-like — translated: MSKRTKKVGITGKYGTRYGASLRKTVKKMEISQHSKYTCGFCGKESMRRTAVGIWGCTKCKKVVAGGAWVYSTTAAAQVRSQVRRLREMKEQ